The genomic segment CCTCCTCTCGCGTTACTGCTGTAACCGTCTCCTGACGAACTGGCTGGCTTCCTTGTGGTCTGACCCTTGTCGCCCTGCCCCCAATGTGCTACTATCCTGGCAGATTGTCCATGAGGAGCTGAGCGTCTGCATGCAAGAATCCGAACATTCTGAGCGCACTGCTGCCGCTCCCCAGGCCCAGGAAGGCGCCGAGGAGAAGCCTGCTGCTTCTGAGCCGGCGGAGCGACAGGCAGGCGAGACGGCTGCGACAGCCACGCCGGAAACTGCTCTCGTTGAAGGGAAGAGCCAGCCTCGGGCAAAAAGTGGACCCGACTGGCTGGCGGTGGAAGTGGTGACCGTAGTGGGCCTGCTCTTCGCTATTATTGCCCGCTTGAATGTCCAGCCCTCAACGGCGCTGGTGCCTGTGGCGGTGCTGGCTGCTCCCGGCTGTGGCCTGTTGGTGACGGCCATTCGTAAGCTGCGCACCTTGCAGCGTCCCGGCCTGCTGGAGGCGGCCCTATCCGGCGCTATTCTGGCGCTGTGTCATCTGGGGGCCGCCCTGACTTATCCCTCGGTGCTGTCGACGCTCTTGGCTCAGGCCGAGCTGCGCCTGGCCTTTTTGAGTACCTGGGGCCTGGTGGCCCTCTTTGCGCTGGTGCTGAGTGTCGTCGGGGCCGCGCTCGGCCATTTGGCCTTCGCCCCGTTACGGCCACTACCGGCCCGCTCGGAGGCTGCCGCGAAGGTGAGGCAAGACCAGGTCTTTGCTCAGGCTGAAGAAGGAGAGACCTCGGAAGAGGAAGAAGGAGGAGCAGATTCCGGGGAGTCGGCGCTGGCGGTTTCTCTCAGAACTGACGAGGGCGCAATAGAAGTGCCAGCCCGGGAAACGGTGAGCGCTTCCTCTGAGACCGCTCAGGCAGCGGCTCGAATCATCGACGGGCAGGATAGAGAGGACGAAGCAGAGGGAGAGCAGGCGGGAGAAGCGGGGGAGGCTGCGGATGCTGGCGAGACGGTGGCGGATTCAAGGCCGACTCGCCGTCCGTTGCTGAGCTATGCGATCGCCGTTCTGTTTCTGGCGCTCCTGCCGACGGTAGTGGGCTACCTCTTCGCAGCGGCCTACGATGCCATGTTTGTCCTCTACCAGTTTGCGCCCGGTCCTTTCCCAACGCTGCGCCTGTTGTCGGCGCTTTTGCCCTGGCAGGTGCCTATTCATATCGACCTGAGCCGGCCCGACGCCGCCCTGATTATTTTCTCGCTCTTGTGGCGCATCCCGCTCTTCCTCGGCAATGGGACCATGTTCGATGTCCTGGCCCTGGAGCCAGTGGTCTTGAATGGTGCTGCTCTGGCCTTGCTCCTCCTGACCACCTATGGTCAGGAGACGACTGGAACGGCTGCTGCCTCTGGAGGAGAGCCGGCGCTGCCAGGCTGGCCATCCTACCTGCTCTTGGCGGCCTTGCTGGGCCTGGCGCTGGTGCTGGCTCCTGATCTCTGGATCTTTCAAGGTCTGGCGGGCCTGTTGCAGATTCCCCATGCCGATATCGCGCTGCCACTCCGTACGCTGCGCATTCTTGATCCGCTCACGTTCAGTCTGAATCTCGTGACGGGGCCGCTGCTCTCTCTGCTCCTGGCACTGGCCTTGCGCTGGCAGTATGAGCGTGCACATGCCAGCCGGACAGGCTGGTCGTGACGCTGGTCTTCGCCCCACCGGGCTTGCGCAATTGACCAGGCAGCGATTACTCTTACTCTCATTGAGTGAGTATGTATACTTATGAATGATCCACGTATTCTTGTCATCTTTGGTCTCTTCTTTGTGGCCCTGGGGGGGTATAACCTGGTGGTTGGGCGTCGCCGCTTACGCGCCCAGCCAGGGATGCGCCCCCTGCAGCAGGTCAATATTCTCACGGGCAGCGAGTACCTGCTGCTGGCGCTGGTCTTCTTCATCAGTGCTCTGGCCAGAACGACGCTGCTGCCCTCCTCGGTAACGCCCTATCTGTTCGGGGCCTCTTTTGCCTTACTCATCATCTCCCTGGTCCTGGCCGTGATGGTGGTGCGTATGGCCACGCGAGGACGGGCGGTACCCCGCCAGGGTGTGGGAGAGGCTGCTGTGGCCTCCGGTGGTGATCAGGCGAGGAGCGGCAGTCAGACGTTGGAGACGGTGGAGAGCGATCCAGAGCTGGAAGCGGCCCGGCGCCGGGAGCGCCGTCGTCGCCGTCTGGAGCATCGGCGCAGGATGGCCGAGCAGCGCCGCCGACGGGCAGGCAAAGCCTGAGCGAGATCAGGAAGAATGACGACGAAGAAAAGGGCGCCCCGACTCGCTCGAATGAAGAGCCGGGCGCCCACGGGGTCCTGTAGCCTGGTATAGCCTAGCTCAGGGCCTCGATCACAGCGTGCGCGATGCTGGCGCTCGATTGTGGGTTCTGGCCCGTGATCAGCAGCCCATCGCGCTCCACGTGGTCGGACCAATTGGGGCGGGTCACGAAATTGGCCCCCAACTCGCGCAGGCGCGTCTCCAGCAGGAAGGGCATAAACTTATCCAGCCCGGTGGCGCGCTCCTCCTCGTCGGTGAAGGCCGTGATGGTCTTACCCGCCACCAGTGGCTGGCCATCGGCACGCCGGGCCCCGACCAGGCCCGCTGGACCGTGGCAGACAGCGGCGATGACCTTGCCCTGACCCTCGAAGTCGCCAAGCAGGCGGTGCAGAGTCGTATCTTCGGCCAGATCGAACATCACGCCATGCCCGCCAGGCAGGAAGATGGCGTCGTAATCGGCGGCATTCAGCCCAGCCAGGGGCCGCGTATTCTGCAGCTGGGCCCGGGCCTCGGCGTACTTCTGGGCCTCTTCCTCCTTGGGTTCGCTGCGCGGGTCAACGGGCACGCTGCCACCGCGCGGGCTGGCGACTGTGATCTGCCAGCCTTGCTCTTTGAAAGCCTGATAGGGAACCGCGAATTCCTCAAACCAGATCCCGGTCCGGTGCTCGTCGTCAATGCGATCGTGACCAGTCACTACCATCAGAATACGACGCGGTTGAGCCACAGAGAACTCACTCCTTTCTTCGGGTCTCGGCTAGGAAGGCAAGCTGTGCTCTGCACAGAGAGAGATGCATCTTACCACGATT from the Thermogemmatispora onikobensis genome contains:
- a CDS encoding type 1 glutamine amidotransferase domain-containing protein, producing the protein MVVTGHDRIDDEHRTGIWFEEFAVPYQAFKEQGWQITVASPRGGSVPVDPRSEPKEEEAQKYAEARAQLQNTRPLAGLNAADYDAIFLPGGHGVMFDLAEDTTLHRLLGDFEGQGKVIAAVCHGPAGLVGARRADGQPLVAGKTITAFTDEEERATGLDKFMPFLLETRLRELGANFVTRPNWSDHVERDGLLITGQNPQSSASIAHAVIEALS